Part of the Plasmodium knowlesi strain H genome assembly, chromosome: 11 genome is shown below.
CCCAACCGGGAAGAGTCACTCCATGCCGCGGTTTACAGCAACTTGGGCACACTCCCCAAAAGTGAGAAAGGCTCACACGGGCAGGCGCGTATCCGCCCCTAGGGGATGATACAAGTGCGCGTGCTCATGTGCATGTGTGCGCAAACGCGGTAGACGGAGCACTGTGGTGAAAATTGCCTGAACGGGTCAggtgaaagaaggaaaaaaaaaaaaaaaaaaaaaaaaaaaaaaaaaaaaggaacatctTTTGTTCATCGCAACGGGAGTTATGTATCCTCCTCGGCTTCCCCCATGATCCCCATACTCGCGTGCGCGTCCTGTTGAAGCGAAGTAGTGGAGAAAATTTCCAACACGGAATTGTTCAGTCTCGCTCTCCTGTGCATCATCCCACCACGTAGTGATAAGGATATAATGTTCGGGTCGTCACTGCGGCGCGCCAGAGGCACGGTTGTAATGGACGCGAACCTGCCAACATGAATTCAGGACCCAATTATCGCGAGTGTTCCATCTCGCACGCTGAAAGTGTGAATGGGGACTCACGTGGGAACGAAAATGACTACAGCTGTCACGCATATGGCGCCAGCAGCGAGAAGAGGAGTGACTATGGAGACAGCCCAAATGATCCCTCGGCCATGATGTACATCCCACATGTAAACTTGATGGGGAAAGGGGCATACCCTGTGGCAGGCcccaaaataaatataatctGTACAGCTCATCCTAGCTGCAGCGAAGTGAGTATGGCTGAGGAAAGTGCGAACGCTTCAGAAAGGGTGTCCAGAAAGGCGCCCGAAATGGCTAGCGCCGTCACACGCAGTAACAACCCGAACGGGACAGTAAAGAATCCACTCACgaacaaggaagaaaaaaacttagACATGAGTTTTATATACAATAAGTACGACCAGAATGGATTGCTCTATTGCAAATCTATTAAGTTTTTGATGAAAAGCGAAACGAAACATAATTATGTAAAGACGTTAACAGTGAAAATTAACAGTCTCAAAAGTATTGGGGGAAAGCAGTACATGAGGCTGGAGCTGTCCGATGATACAAAtgagttgtttttttattacctaGATTtgtatgaagaaaattacgaAAGCATAAAACGAGAACAGACGCTTGTTATTAACTTTGatttatttccatttaaaTTTATCGACCTGTTGGAAGAATGTGTGCTCGAAAATGAGCAATGTGAAAAAGTGGAGGACCAGAGATTGCGCGCTGTTCTCATGCTGGACGGGGGTGGTAAAATGACCGAACGGGATGCACACAATTATGGAAACAGTGGGAATGACAatggaggggggaaggtgGGTGGGTCCCATCCCTATTACAATAATCATATAAACTCTGGATACAACGGTGGTGGAAGTAATAATCCAAGTTACTATAGACCATATGCCTACAAAGGCAACAACGAtaacgaggaaaaaaatgcagaatgTGCAGTTCTCAATTTGGTCGAAATTAATCAGTTTAAAGAGCTCACTCATTTGTCTCTCCAGCTTAAGAGAGCTGATCATGAAAACGTAATTAGCTATTTGTgcaataatataaaatatataaaatcgTACAATGGGGAAATCATCACCAAGCtgaatgaagaaattgtaCAAAACAGTCAGAACGTTGTCGAAATTaggaatttgcaaaaaacgattgaaaatttggaaaaaaatattgacaATTTGAAATGCGACTTTAACAACACATTAAACAACGACATAAACAAGTTGAGAAAAGAACACGAAAGGATTAtcgaaaagaaagaagaaaaattcaactccgaaaatgaagaactcaAAAAAGAtgtggaaaatttaaaaaataaatttacacaattaaatgaaatgaaccaaaattatgaacaaaaaatttttcacctgaacggcaaggtaaaaaatttgaaaaatgagttggaagaaaaaaacgcaaactTTGTAAAACTcctgaaggagaaggaagacatCGAGTGTGCCAAATGTGAactggaaaaatataaaaacacaTTTACTGTTGAGTTTAATAAtcttaaaacaaaatatgaaaaggaatGCGAAAGTAATATCTCCAATAGTTCCAGTTTTGAAAGCATCAAAATTAGCAACTCCAATCTGGAAACCGAActgaaaaaatacaaagacaGGAATGGAAaacttgaaaaagaaatcaaCATCGCCATTGACGAAATTAACAAGGGGAATGACATCATCACGAAGCTTCAAACACAGCTACGCAAGATGAAGGACAAGCTGAAGTGCAAGACGATTGAGCATATGAACGTGGAGAAAGCCAGCTCGCAAAACATGAATGAAATTGGAAAACTTCAGGCAGAGGTCAAAGCCTTGGAGGATAAGCTCACTCAGCGCGAGTCCGCGGAGGAGGCGCTCCGCAGGGAGGTCGACGCCCTGCAGCGTCGCAACGACGAGATGGCCAAGGAGTTGAGCATATCCCGGGAAGGTGAGGATTCGGAAGGGTTCATTGTTGGCCATCATCAGTTGAACGTGCGTGAAGTATACAAATcgctttcccctcccccccgcGCAGTCAACCTCCGCCTGAATAAGGAAATAACCAACAACAACCTGGACATGTACGCCGCCAAGCTGAACGTGGGCGGGCCCCCGAACGTTGTACCAGGTGAAGCAAAAGCGGAAAGGCTCATCGCACCGAGTGGGCACTTTCCCCACTTGGCAATTTTCTCTAccgttattttatttgccTGATTTTATTCGATTGATTTGATTGGTTTGATTGATTTGATTGGTTTGACTGGTTTGATTGATTTGATTGATTTGATTGATTTGattgattctttttctttttttgtggtcCGCCCCCCTGCAGGTGCCAACTTCCGCGTCGACACGAACCTCCTGGACAAGGACTTGTTCACGAAGTTGAAAGCAAACTTGAAGAGCTCCACGACGCCGGGTCCGAGCCCCGCGTACCGCATGGACGGGTAGGCcatcaagggaaaaaaactggaacgaaatggaaaacaaagaaaacgaaatgtCAACAAATGGAGCGCCAACACCTCCACTGTACAACCCACGCATACACACACGAACGCATATCCCCTTCCTCCCCTCACAGAAACATGAACCTGAATTTAATGAATGGGAAAATAGACACCCTGGGTATGCAAACAAGCATGCACAAATGAGGCACCACGGAACGAAAACACTTAACCACACATACaaatacatgcacatatgacTCCTTAGCACTTTTTTCCGTTATATttatcccccctttttttttttttttctttttttttttttttttcctctccactAACAGACATCAATGATAGGTACAGTAAGCCGGTGAAGTTTATCCCCCCCGGAATTTGATATCCCACTGCATACTTCCTCGTGAGCAgtactttaatttttttttttttcgtcttgaCTTTGCGCAGCCATCAACCTGGCGATCAACCTCATCTTAATTTTtaagtgccttttttttaatcgtAATTTTTGCGTGTCCACTTTTTCCGCCGCATATGTCGTCCCTTGTTTTTGTGTTCAACTTCCATGCCCGACGCGCGCGGCAGAATCATTCGAATGTACACCCCCTGTATCGATGCAAGTATCAGATGCTTCCTTCCTGCGTTTCTCTCTTCTGAGTATCTTCTCTCCCTGTGAGATGATCTTTCTGGGTTCCCTCCTCCCACCTCTGGTACGCTTGACACCCCTTAGCGACAAACGCGGAGAGCGCAAAGAGTATCAAAATATTCTTGCTGTTCTTGAAGAAGGCCATGCACTTCTCCCGATCATGCAGAGAAATCCCCTTAATGCAATGTAGCAAGTAAAGCACATTGCAAGTCGACATGACGTAGTAGGAGTAATGCATATCGAAGAGGTAGCCAGACAAATAAAAGAGATAGATCATATTAATAGCTAGTAGCTTGGAATACTTCAATGTGTTATCCCCCCATTTTATAGCCAATGATTTCAAATTCAACTTTATGTCATCCTTTCTATCCTGGTGAGCATATATGGTGTCGTATATAATGGTTAAATAACACAAAGGTAAGAAGCTGACACATAGAGGAAATACATTTGCAGCTAGCTGTACATTCACActggaagaaattaaaaagccAAGGTTAAAGGTGATGGACAAATAGACCTGTGCATAGCAAGTTATTCTCTTCATTAAAGGATACGAAATGATGAATGCGGTCGACACTAATCCTGTGTAAATGGTTTGACTACTAAACTGAAAGAGGGTTAGGAGGGACAATGCGGAATGGATACCTAGGTACGTAAATGCTCGGCTTGTAGTAACGCTGTTATTTGCTAGTGGTctgttttttgttctttcaaCATGCTTATCAAAATTTCTGTCAAGGAGATCATTAATTATGCACCCAGCGATACGGCTATTGATACTTCCAAAGGTGAAGAGGGCCAGGTCTCTTCCTATCTTGGATATGAACTCCCAATTTAGTTCATTCCCTGGGGAGATAAATAGATTTTCCACGGGGAGGGTGAGGAAGTAACCGTACAGGGCTGAGTTCAGGAGAAGGTATACCCCTGTAGGAATGTGAAGTCTAGATAGCGTTATATACGCACTTAGGTTTTGCTTCACCTTGTTGGGGAGTGGGATTGCCATCAGCCAATTGTCACAAACTGGACTGCGATTGTTAGAGGTATCATTAGGCTGGTAACTTCCTGGGTTGTCCATGTCGTTGCTTCGATCCACCTTAAGCTTAACCCTCTGTGATTTATGTCCATCACGAGTACTGACAGAATAGTAACGATACATCATCATACCTCTTTCCCGATTGAAATTATTCTTACCTTGGTTACTTCCTGTGTGATCGACCCCCGTGGACGCAATTCCAGGAAGAGTTCTTCTTCTGCATAAATCGACCATTCCATTGCACGTTGGGGGAAAGGCCGactttttcgcttttcctgCGTTGAGAGTAAATATGGGATTTACTCCCTTCACAGGAATGCTCTTCATCGATGAGAGACCTTTGGACAGATTGCGCATTGTTTGCAGAGCCCCCATTCTGGGGCGAGGGCTACTCCGTTGGGCCCATTTCAGGCTCCCCCTTTTGTTGAGGAGGTAACTCCAATTCACATGCATCCCTTCTACCCTCATTAATCGTTCCTCCGGTTGACAAATATGGATGGTATGTTTTCAACCTTGGCGTCCTTACAGCGGTAACTGCGATTGGTGCATCCGCGAAGTCGTCACTCTGGTCACATGACATTGTCAACATTTGCTCATACCTGCGCGGCACACTTGCGACATGGAGGCAAGTCGTTGGAGCTTTCCATCAACTGATAAAATGTGCGCTTGGATTGATTTTGCCTCATtgtgtggggggggagaggaatatTTATTGCGGCATTGTTCTCGTGGTCACTCCCTGTTCGTTTCGCCGCGCTTTGGGtatcgcctttttttttttttttttttttttttttttttttttcattgcgtCCCGTTTTTTCTCGTCTAGCTTTTCCCTCGcactacatttttttttatttctatttaACTTTTCTGTGATGTCCCTCTCGGTTTGTATTTCCCCCATTTCACCATCACTTTTCCACCTGTTCCCACTTTCAATACCGCATGCAGCTTTAACGCATCgagcaaaaaatgaatcccGCGGCATGGTCACAAAGGAACGTATTGATAAGCTTCTTTTGTGCCTGCGCGCGTGGGCCCCGGCAACCTCATAACGGGTAAGTCGTTTGTACGGCGTTGTGAAGGCCACGCATTGGAAGGGGTTTGCTCCGACTGCATTGGCTTACTCGCAGGTTCGGCGCAGGTACGACGCAGGTACGACGCAGGTTCGACGCAGGTACGACGCAGGTTCTCTTCAAATTCTGATAGCATTCGATTGGGTTTTTACCCCCTCTTGTCTGCTGACATGTTTGCCCAACGCAGGGATGACAAGTAATTCAACGTCGGTGTAGTGAAAAGCAACAGAGACAAAGCAcgccaaaaaaggaaagagctAGGGCCTCCAAGACCCTTACTCCAAATACGTTTGGAAGAAGGGatcaacaaaatgaagttcGCCGAGAAGCTAAAGCATCTGAAGGTGAAATCATGGGAAGACAAATACATCGATTATAagtttttgaaaaaaattattaaaaggaaaaagaatgcaGAAATATGTAATTTATATGAgcgaattgaaaaaaacaacaatgATGTTCTGGAAGTGTGTAACATACTAACCTCTGATAATGTAGGTGAAAATagtaaagataaaaaaggggggaaatatgaTGATGTAGAGTGTGGAGATATCGATTACACGTACCTCTTTTTCTGGGTGCTACAAAGTTATATTAACATGGTTATAGAACATTATGAGCGGGAATTCAACTACCTTAACGATAAGgtgaatgaaataaaaacgtTCCTCATGAGTGACAAAATTAACTTGAAGGATATGGATGTAATGAAGACCAAGTGTCTACACATTTATAACATGTTTGATATCCTTAACAACTACCTTAACATTAATGTTCTTTCCGTTTATAAaatattgaagaaaaaaaataaaaaagagaaactcACAACTTCTCTGGACTTGTATCAGAAGTATTGCAATACGTTGCACCAGATAAGCCGTGAAGAGGAATTCAATGTACGTGGGAggagtcttttttttttcgtgcccATTTTTGTAGTGTTCTCTTTATGAAAGTGTTTTCTGTATATTTATCAAGCACTATTTCCCACCATTTCTTTGTAACTGCGTACACCTTCCTTACATCGTTCTTAATTTATTACCCCccacacacaaacacaaacacacaaacacacaaacacacaaacacacaaacacacaaacacacaaacacacaaacacacaaacacacaaacacacaaacacacaaacacacaaccacaacacaaacaaacaaacacacacacacacacaccacaCCTGTGCAGGCAAAAATCAAGTCGACCTACCTGTCCATccagaagaaaagaggagaCAACTGTGAGAAGTTGGACTTTTTAAACTTCAAAATTTATATCAAGAATAAAATAGAGAGCATCTGGAAATATCGAGGAATCCTCTATACCCTCTGTGGCATACTTATCATCCTCGTTATCAACACCATCATATTACTCTACCTGAACAAGAACAACATAAACGTCAACACTATTTTGTCCATCCTGCCCATATATAGGCTGTTATACATTTtaaactttttctttcttttcattttcggcTCCTTTCTGTTCATGCATCTGTATGGGGTCAACTTCACGTAAGGAAGAACATTTGTGTGTCTACTCCGCGTGCGTCTACTCTGCGCGTGCCTACTGTGAGTGTTCCTATGTTGAGTGTTCCCATTTTGAGTGTGCCTATTTTGAGTGTGCCTACTGTGAGTGTTCCTATTTTGAGTGTGCCTATTTTGAGTGTGCCTACTGTGAGTGTTCCTATGTTGAGTGTTCCCATTTTGAGTGCACAACATTTACGTGTGATGACACATTCTACCCCCCCGCCAGGTACATCCTCGATCTGAACAAGATAATCGTGGACGAATACTACTACCTGATCAACGTAgtcatcttcctccttttcctcacGACGCTCTCCTTGCTCGTCTTCCTACTGGACGTTCTCTTCAAgcttaacattttttccaacataCTTTTCCACGTTgtcatcctttttattctccttttctgcaCGACGATTATCCCCGTTAATTTTTACAAGTATAAGGAAACCAACtttgttttctcctcctttttgcgCGTTTTGTCGAGCGGGTAAGTAGGAGCAGTCATCAACTGAATGCTCGCACACAATTTCTTCTATTATGTTTCATCACTCaacatactttttttttttttttttttttttttcttcccctcttAAAGTATTTTCCTCGTCAACAGCGTCAACCTCCTGGACAACATTATCGGGGACATCCTCACAAGCCTATCGAAAACCTTCTCAGATGTCCAGTACTTCGTCTGCTTTTTGCTGTAAGTGAGAGGGCTGGTGCGATACCGTGGTCCAACGCCTCGTGGCCAAGtgtttctcccatttttcgCCCATTTTCCGCCCATTTTTCGCCTCTTTTAACACCCCATTTTAACACCCCATTTTAACACCCCATTTTAATACCACATTTACGTCATATTTACGTCATATTTatgcccccttttcttcACCCCATTTTGCAGAAACGGAATGAAAACAAATGCGCCCGCGAAATGTCCAAGTATGTGAAGCTCCACAGGGGCGCCAGTGCCCACGAGGGGCAACGCCTCCCGTCTTTGCGAATTCGCTTTGTTGGACCATCCGCTTGACCACCTACCCACTCTCCTCTCCCCCCTGCAGTATTGGAAGGCTATATCAACCCCGTTTTCGTGGGgctccctttttatttccgctTCTGTCAATGCTTAATCAGGTGCGGAAAGTTGGCTATCATCCATAGGAGCAACattggataaaaaaaatggagcagTAGTTGTCACGCTGAACTGGTCGATGTAGCTTCCCTACACCGCCCTCCCAATTTGACCACCCCTCTACATGTAGGACgacttttcccttcttcgcAGATACAACAacgagagagaaaaaattcacatttttaacatgCTTAAGTACTTGTCCGGAATTGTCATCGTGATATGCACATCCTTTAACTGGTGAGAATACAAGCACTTGTCAGAGGAACCTTCACACTGACTGCTTATCCACATGTTCATCTTTCACCTTTTCACACTGACTGCTTATCCACCCAAATCACAGGGCCTATCTAGGCTTGGGCGCGAACACGAGCAAAATTATCCTCATCTGCGCCTACGTTGTGGGATCCACGTACATGTATTTTTGGGACTTGTACTGTGATTGGGGGCTCCTTAAGGAGTACAATTATTTATTAAGGTGAGAGCAACGGGATGGAATTTTAGTTGAAGTCAAGGGGAGGAATATCTCCTCCCTGATGatagaggaaaaacaaagcTAAGGTTGACAGCTTCGGGGGagatttttccaatttttttttttttttttttttttttttttttttcccctttacaggaaaaacaacaattTGATGTACCCCCCGCATTACTACTACTTTGCCGGATTGCTAAATTTGGTAAACTACACCGCAGCGACTTCAGCAGATTGGCGAGACTTCGATCACCCAGGATGAGGGGTGTGCCCCGCCTACCTCCTCTCCAACACTGCGTGTCTTCCTTTcaccatttttccatttgaccATTTCGCCACATCACCATATCACCACatcaacacaaccaacacatcaCCATTTCACCACCTTCGACGCAGGTCTTCAGGCTGACGTGGGCCGTCACCCTCATGCCCATTACCATCTTCCAGAATAAGGTATCACCGT
Proteins encoded:
- a CDS encoding spindle assembly abnormal protein 6, putative; amino-acid sequence: MNSGPNYRECSISHAESVNGDSRGNENDYSCHAYGASSEKRSDYGDSPNDPSAMMYIPHVNLMGKGAYPVAGPKINIICTAHPSCSEVSMAEESANASERVSRKAPEMASAVTRSNNPNGTVKNPLTNKEEKNLDMSFIYNKYDQNGLLYCKSIKFLMKSETKHNYVKTLTVKINSLKSIGGKQYMRLELSDDTNELFFYYLDLYEENYESIKREQTLVINFDLFPFKFIDLLEECVLENEQCEKVEDQRLRAVLMLDGGGKMTERDAHNYGNSGNDNGGGKVGGSHPYYNNHINSGYNGGGSNNPSYYRPYAYKGNNDNEEKNAECAVLNLVEINQFKELTHLSLQLKRADHENVISYLCNNIKYIKSYNGEIITKLNEEIVQNSQNVVEIRNLQKTIENLEKNIDNLKCDFNNTLNNDINKLRKEHERIIEKKEEKFNSENEELKKDVENLKNKFTQLNEMNQNYEQKIFHLNGKVKNLKNELEEKNANFVKLLKEKEDIECAKCELEKYKNTFTVEFNNLKTKYEKECESNISNSSSFESIKISNSNLETELKKYKDRNGKLEKEINIAIDEINKGNDIITKLQTQLRKMKDKLKCKTIEHMNVEKASSQNMNEIGKLQAEVKALEDKLTQRESAEEALRREVDALQRRNDEMAKELSISREVNLRLNKEITNNNLDMYAAKLNVGGPPNVVPGANFRVDTNLLDKDLFTKLKANLKSSTTPGPSPAYRMDGNMNLNLMNGKIDTLDINDRYSKPVKFIPPGI
- a CDS encoding 4-hydroxybenzoate polyprenyltransferase, putative is translated as MRNLSKGLSSMKSIPVKGVNPIFTLNAGKAKKSAFPPTCNGMVDLCRRRTLPGIASTGVDHTGSNQGKNNFNRERGMMMYRYYSVSTRDGHKSQRVKLKVDRSNDMDNPGSYQPNDTSNNRSPVCDNWLMAIPLPNKVKQNLSAYITLSRLHIPTGVYLLLNSALYGYFLTLPVENLFISPGNELNWEFISKIGRDLALFTFGSINSRIAGCIINDLLDRNFDKHVERTKNRPLANNSVTTSRAFTYLGIHSALSLLTLFQFSSQTIYTGLVSTAFIISYPLMKRITCYAQVYLSITFNLGFLISSSVNVQLAANVFPLCVSFLPLCYLTIIYDTIYAHQDRKDDIKLNLKSLAIKWGDNTLKYSKLLAINMIYLFYLSGYLFDMHYSYYVMSTCNVLYLLHCIKGISLHDREKCMAFFKNSKNILILFALSAFVAKGCQAYQRWEEGTQKDHLTGREDTQKRETQEGSI
- a CDS encoding EXS family protein, putative, translated to MKFAEKLKHLKVKSWEDKYIDYKFLKKIIKRKKNAEICNLYERIEKNNNDVLEVCNILTSDNVGENSKDKKGGKYDDVECGDIDYTYLFFWVLQSYINMVIEHYEREFNYLNDKVNEIKTFLMSDKINLKDMDVMKTKCLHIYNMFDILNNYLNINVLSVYKILKKKNKKEKLTTSLDLYQKYCNTLHQISREEEFNAKIKSTYLSIQKKRGDNCEKLDFLNFKIYIKNKIESIWKYRGILYTLCGILIILVINTIILLYLNKNNINVNTILSILPIYRLLYILNFFFLFIFGSFLFMHLYGVNFTYILDLNKIIVDEYYYLINVVIFLLFLTTLSLLVFLLDVLFKLNIFSNILFHVVILFILLFCTTIIPVNFYKYKETNFVFSSFLRVLSSGIFLVNSVNLLDNIIGDILTSLSKTFSDVQYFVCFLLNGMKTNAPAKCPILEGYINPVFVGLPFYFRFCQCLIRYNNEREKIHIFNMLKYLSGIVIVICTSFNWAYLGLGANTSKIILICAYVVGSTYMYFWDLYCDWGLLKEYNYLLRKNNNLMYPPHYYYFAGLLNLVFRLTWAVTLMPITIFQNKEIDAFLITFVLMFIEVLRRSIWICFRLENEHVTNASKYRSILWVPKMTKKKKF